A single Tachypleus tridentatus isolate NWPU-2018 chromosome 9, ASM421037v1, whole genome shotgun sequence DNA region contains:
- the LOC143226862 gene encoding uncharacterized protein LOC143226862 isoform X3 — MNVKTETEYQRDIESGLESTSDIKTSVDICCGSQVLGYYVIKQEDHITEDVKSPNDRINGETKLSVNSLIQQKKIHSGEKPYHCTVCGKQFDRNSHLKIHQRRHTGEKPYTCTVCGKQFGTKSNLKIHYKIHTGEKPYNCAICGKYFSTKNRLKSHERIHTGEKSYTCGVCSKQFRTSGEFKTHQRIHTGEKPYCCTVCGKHFRTSSSLKRHQRIHTGENPYSCTVCEKQFGTKTDLKIHERIHTGEKPYSCAVCGKHFGTNNYLKTHQRIHTGEKPYSCTVCGKQFRTNIVLKTHQSIHTGEKSYSCVVCGKQFRTNGELKVHQRTHTGEKPYKCILCAKQFISSCNLKKHHRIHTGEKPYGCTVCEKQFVTNSELKIHQRRHTGEKPYCCTDCGKQFGTKADLKRHERIHTGEKPYHCADCGKQFGTKTDLKRHQRKHTGEKPYTCTVCEKQFGTKSNLKMHYKIHSAEKPYNCAVCGKYFSTKNRLKSHQGIHTGEKSYTCGVCGKQFRTSGEFKTHRRIHTGEKPYCCTVCVKYFRTSSCLKRHQRIHTGEKPYSCTVCGKNLCKNSTLKIHQRIHIGEKPYSCTLCAEQFVSIFNLQKHQLEHT, encoded by the coding sequence ATATAAAGACCAGTGTGGACATCTGTTGTGGAAGTCAGGTTCTTGgttattatgttataaaacaagaaGATCACATTACAGAAGACGTAAAGTCACCAAATGACAGAATTAATGGAGAAACAAAATTAAGTGTAAATAGCCTAATACAACAAAAGAAGATACACTCTGGAGAGAAACCATATCATTGTAcagtttgtggaaaacagtttgatAGAAATAGTCACTTAAAAATACACCAAAGAAGACACACTGGTGAAAAACCATACacttgtacagtgtgtggaaaacagtttggaacaaaaagtaatttaaaaatacattacaaaatacatactggggagaaaccttacaatTGTGCAATATGTGGAaaatactttagtacaaaaaatagattaaaatcacatgaaagaatacacactggtgagaaatCTTACACTTGTGGAGTTTGTAGTAAACAGTTCAGAACAAGTGGTGAATTTAAAACccatcaaagaatacatactggtgagaaaccttactGTTGTACAGTGTGCGGAAAACACTTTCGTACAAGTAGTTCCTTAAAAagacatcaaagaatacacactggggagaatccatacagttgtacagtgtgtgaaaaacagtttggaacaaaGACTGacttaaaaatacatgaaagaatacatactggggagaaaccatacagttgtgcagtgtgtggaaaacactttggtacaaataattacttaaaaacacatcaaagaatacacactggggagaaaccttacagttgtacagtgtgtgggaAACAGTTTCGTACAAATATTGTCTTAAAAACACATCAAAgtatacacactggggagaaatcTTACAGTTGTGTAGTTTGTGGAAAGCAGTTTCGAACAAATGGTGAATTAAAAGTCCATCAAAGAActcacactggtgagaaaccttacaaGTGTATATTGTGTGCTAAACAGTTTATATCAAGctgtaacttaaaaaaacatcatagaatacacactggtgagaaaccttatggttgtacagtttgtgaaaaacagtttgtaacaaatagtgaattaaaaatacatcagagaagacacactggggagaaaccttactgttgtacagattgtggaaaacagtttggaacaaaGGCTGACTTAAAGAGAcatgaaagaatacacactggagagaagcCTTACCATTGTGCAgattgtggaaaacagtttggaacaaaGACTGATTTAAAAAGACATCAAAGAaaacacactggggagaaaccatacactTGTACAGTGTGTGAGAAACAGTTTggaacaaaaagtaatttaaaaatgcattacaaaatacatagtgCAGAGAAACCTTATAATTGTGCAGtatgtggaaaatattttagtacaaaaaatagattaaaatcaCATCAAGgaatacacactggtgagaaGTCTTATACTTGTGGAGTTTGTGGTAAACAGTTTAGAACAAGTGGTGAATTTAAAACCCATCGaagaatacacactggtgagaaaccttactgttgtacagtgtgtgtaaaATACTTTCGTACAAGTAGTTGCTTAAAAagacatcaaagaatacacactggggagaagccttacagttgtacagtgtgtggaaaaaaCCTTTGTAAAAATAGTaccttaaaaatacatcaaagaatacacattggagagaaaccttacagttgtacgtTATGTGCAGAACAGTTTGTATCAAtctttaatttacaaaaacatcAGCTAGAACACACTTGA